In a single window of the Carassius gibelio isolate Cgi1373 ecotype wild population from Czech Republic chromosome A12, carGib1.2-hapl.c, whole genome shotgun sequence genome:
- the LOC128025785 gene encoding beta-tectorin-like, producing MCYSGINTPGFYRFTIPDLTPKNHSYCGTLSEYVGGKDPRYIFYNSIVSNDSSLTVRNQPVNYTFSCTYKAAYLVNNAVFSQRVATVYVNNGSLGSFKSQLSMNVFTNSKFLYAKDAPYVIDTSEIGSEVFIGIEAKGLSNRFKVVITNCWATPTPYSTDRKRWTLIQNSCSLDNTVTIFENAKDSRSMFKFNSFRFQWLEKVSTVWLHCEVQVCDGEKLFCLPTPCSSRSTEFEPDPNGGILTMEFQVRAQHSSSYIHPADLFLYLLSIFLLNEVLGYFSL from the exons ATGTGCTACTCTGGCATTAATACCCCAGGCTTCTATCGTTTCACCATCCCAGACTTGACTCCTAAAAATCACTCGTACTGCGGCACCCTGTCCGAG TATGTAGGAGGCAAAGATCCACGATACATATTCTACAATTCAATAGTATCCAACGACTCCTCTCTCACTGTCCGGAACCAGCCCGTCAACTACACATTCAGTTGCACTTATAAAGCAGCTTATCTGGTCAACAATGCCGTTTTTAGCCAAAG AGTGGCAACAGTTTATGTCAACAACGGGAGTTTAGGTTCTTTTAAGTCTCAGTTGTCTATGAATGTGTTCACT AACTCAAAGTTCCTGTATGCAAAAGACGCACCATATGTGATTGACACATCTGAGATTGGATCGGAGGTGTTCATTGGCATTGAGGCAAAAGGACTGAGTAACAG aTTCAAAGTAGTAATAACAAATTGCTGGGCTACACCTACTCCATATTCAACAGACAGGAAACGGTGGACTTTAATTCAGAACAG TTGCTCTTTAGACAACACAGTCACCATATTTGAAAATGCCAAAGACAGTCGGTCCATGTTCAAGTTTAACTCATTCCGCTTTCAGTGGCTAGAGAAGGTTTCCACTGTGTGGCTCCACTGTGAGGTCCAAGTATGTGACGGGGAGAAGCTATTTTGTCTACCG ACACCATGTTCATCAAGAAGCACTGAATTTGAGCCTGATCCAAATGGAGGAATCCTGACCATGGAGTTTCAAGTCAGAG CACAACACTCCTCTAGTTATATCCATCCTGCAG ACCTATTTTTGTACCTGCTGTCCATATTTCTACTGAATGAAGTTTTAGGATACTTTAGTTTGTAA